The nucleotide window TGATGGGGCCTTATCTACTGCAAATATGttaggccaaatgtttcaacattGCTAGATTTATTTGCTCCAAgcatgtaacacccctcatttccgaatgttcgtataaatttttggggataatgtaagcatctattttaattgacaaaagaaatagagtatggattagaggtaacttatttttaagatttgggagatctgttcaaaaaaaaaaaaaaaaaaaaaaaagaatctgaggacctatatgtaaaccctaaggacctaatcgtgaatatgataaaaacaaggactaatctgcaaaatgcaccaaatgacaaatcccaccgcttaagcttctctgccttcgttcttaaggaagcagagaaggcagctcgtgggtgatcagggaaagaaagaaagaaagaagaagaagaagagaaacaaaaattggggcttttggggttcttgctttaatcttttcattgggggtcaaaattctcaaaggcaagtgttctaaccccatcctacagaagtattagactctgtttttatgttgattcaaaataaattgaaagatttctatttagaaactgatatgtctctctttggacttaaaaccatggattctgaaatattttcggtatactaacccctatacactgtttcggctataagttttagcacaaaatgtgaattcaggcaggaactattttgtttgtaattagactcttatgtctttcttttgacatcgattttgtagaatttggacaccgaatacttacccaaatatttttctcaaatgagactatagacgctgtaaaacagagttcaagatttttgacctatcgatactaaaatacctataactccctgttgaaaattctgatttgtaccaaactgattttatttgaaactagatttgaaaatatttcttttgacatacagtttggaaattttggaattcaattgcctacccttttatctgttgagtccgaccctataaattctgcaaaacagtgattgtgattttgaccttgtgttaccaaatctgaggtagctctgtgttgggagccctgtttcatatgaaatctgttccatccgaatatagattgatatatggttcgaccatagtcttcttatgagtattggagcataattgttattctgaaatatttgtttgatgtgccactggaattctgtccgaaatcgagctttggtcgatttcgcgtattctgttccattcctttggatacttgaattcgtctaaccttcttatttgaattgagctaactataattggattccctgtacactcttgcttccattttcctttctaaaatgaatacatttgtgagagatttgtgtccttgcatcatttgttcttaacaaaggcacatgtaagcttcgttgttccgcgtgtgcttccgatatatgctacttattgttgaaactgcccttttgtactctggtgtgtgggattgtctggacctttgccagaaatggtaaagggtatgcgctatttgcccgctttgtggggtcccgttatgtgggatattctggacctttgccagaaatggtaaagggtatgcgcttgttacccgctttgtgggtatgtgattagagcctgcgatgctctgccggccccctttgacttcacctagacgtgggtggatggagctcccagacgtgggagacttttgtcaggtggtcattcagaaatggatgaatcacattctgactgagatcccactacaccctctatatgtttgatatgacatccagagttttggtgagttatttctgttcatactctggataagattgatatgattgcaacgtcaaggacgacgtttgagctcttgtacgatatgtgtacctatatgctctgaaaggcttcattcactgatgattttgcttcgaaatgttccatatgctgttgatatgcttcgagacattttatatgccattgataagctccgatatgtttcctttgtttctgatatgctccaattactctatgccccatctgtcaggaaccaaatatgcatgattgaaaggacaaactgtgattctgctcctaatgatattatgtctacgaaatcgtatattctgctttgtgttttgaaactatatctctttggaaattgtacccttttgatatggatatgttagtcacttgctgagctctttatgctcaccccgtttgttgataaatttttcaggatagcgtatcgcttgcttaaatgttaagaatgggctgaggcagtggaaagtttagaagacgttgggcagaacttttgttagcatacatgtagttgtgtataagctaccttgcatctaatgaaatgtgactatgaatctaaacttgtggattttgtgtaagttaatggatccctcatgtatagggttttggaatgttaaattaaattcgtgtaatgatatgaacttatggtaaatcgttgtttgtggtgactgcatagaattccccacttgtggatttacactatggtttttattttgatgagttgagttcagattgtatgaattatcgagtgatgtgtgctatgtttatgaattgcacagggttatgaagtggtagattatagaagtgaaaattttgatctgaatgttttcttagtgacctcaaatgtgtgtttggatcctgggttagttgtgatgaagattttaaatattatcgatatattttgtGGGGGCGTGACAAAGCATCCAATTGGATCAACCGAAGCTCGAGGTTTTGACCTATCCATTCTATGACTTTTGTCATTATCTTTCAGTTTTATAATGCGATTTCATGCTTAGACAATACTTATTTTCTTCCATCATCACTCAGCTTATGCATCATCATACTCTACAAGATGGGCACATATTTTAAGTAGTGGAACATAGAGATGTCAGGGTATGAGTCATGTCTGTAAATCCAACCAATTCATACAACACAACATGGCTACTGTTACATAACCTACTCAAAGTCAAAACCGCTAACCTGTTGGCTTTGGTGAAAAGGTTGCATCTCCTTTTCTATTCCGAAGCTCTCAACTGATCTAGTATCACCTCAATCCATTTCTTCTTCTCGTCTAAGCCAGCAAGGTGAACCATGAAGTCCCCATCAGAGTACACTCCTAAATGCCATAGAATAAGCACATCCATTTTAAGTAATTCAGTTCCATCACCATATAACCAAATTGTAGGAGTGGTGTAGTGACCACCTTGCCAAGTGACCAAAGGCGAGGAAATCAATCGATACACAGACTTCCAAGAAGGAACCCAAGGATAGGAATTGAACAGGCATTGCAtccgagatatgtgaacatggacACTCAATTCCTCTGCTGAGAGGCTGTTGATGAGGTACTTCATCGCAGCATTGTCACCACTTTTGGTGGACCCAAACTGAACAAACGATGTTTGGTTCCACCATGCGTCCAAGAAATTCTCACTCCATTTGGATCTTCGAACAAAGAACAATCCTACGCAGCAACCACAACAAAATAAAAATTGTTATTGCCCAAATTCGATGATTTATATGTGACAAATTTGGGCAGCCCACAGAACAAGATTGGCCTGGCCTGACAAATTTGATGCTTTATGTGTCTTTTGAGATATCTCAAGCCAATTCAAAACAAAAGGTGGTTTCAAGTCGACGCCAAAGCCAAGCCTAACAACCAAATCTGAACCCGAACCAATCCAACTTAGTGCGACCTAAACATAACATGGACATGAATATATAGCCCTTGATCAGTATGATCAACCATAGAAAGAGATCTGAGGGGTTTCCATACAAGTAGTAAACGCTAGGAGAGTTATGTCTGAAGTACGAATACTTGAGAGGGATCGAAATCACCTGAATTAACTCCATTAAAATCCTCCGTCACCACCAAGTCTGGTGATGACTCGAAGTCTCCGTGCTCAAGTTCGGCTTGCAGAATACTCTCCTGCAAACCCACAGATCAAACAATTCTTTTGCTCAAGAACTCAGTTGACAGCGGTAGATTAGTGCCAAAACTAAATTGAAACAAAAGCTTTTGTTGCTTTTACCAACGATGTATTGGGATTCGTCACCACCGTGTCCTAAAacccacagaaaaaaaaaataaccgAATTAAATGCGcgtattttttctttcttgttagaTTTGAATGAGACGGAGTGAGTGCGACTCACAGCGTCATTCCAGAAGACCCAGTCGTAGAGCGGGAGCTGCGATCGGACGGCCAGTATCTTGCTCCAGTTGGGCGGGCGGCTGCGATCCACCAGATTCCGCGCGTCGACGTACCCGTACCCCATCTGCTCCGCGTACGCCCGCTTGTTCCCCTCCACCGCCGCCTTCACTCCCCGGAACGACCGCCGTCCCCCGCCTTCGGACTCGTCGGAGAAGCTGACGATCGCGATCCTCGGACGCGGGCTCGCCACATCCCCGGCGGTGCATTCCGCGGGCTGCGGCGCGCATCGCCGGCCGAGATCGTTGGCGCGGCAGAGAAACGCGGCGACGGCGTGGAGGGAAGCGACggcgaggaggaaggaggaaaggAGTAGGGGGAGCCATATCCGCCGTTCCGTAGGCCGGTGCTTGGTCCACCGAGTTGGCGGCAGCGGTGCCATCGACGAGGCCTCTCTCTCCTCACTGCTCACCGGGCGAGCACCGTTTGGGGTTTGGGGTTCGGGGGCGCCCTGCACACACA belongs to Musa acuminata AAA Group cultivar baxijiao chromosome BXJ3-5, Cavendish_Baxijiao_AAA, whole genome shotgun sequence and includes:
- the LOC103985031 gene encoding alpha-1,2-galactosyltransferase gmh3 isoform X2; this encodes MAPLPPTRWTKHRPTERRIWLPLLLSSFLLAVASLHAVAAFLCRANDLGRRCAPQPAECTAGDVASPRPRIAIVSFSDESEGGGRRSFRGVKAAVEGNKRAYAEQMGYGYVDARNLVDRSRPPNWSKILAVRSQLPLYDWVFWNDAESILQAELEHGDFESSPDLVVTEDFNGVNSGLFFVRRSKWSENFLDAWWNQTSFVQFGSTKSGDNAAMKYLINSLSAEELSVHVHISRMQCLFNSYPWVPSWKSVYRLISSPLVTWQGVYSDGDFMVHLAGLDEKKKWIEVILDQLRASE
- the LOC103985031 gene encoding alpha-1,2-galactosyltransferase gmh3 isoform X1 is translated as MAPLPPTRWTKHRPTERRIWLPLLLSSFLLAVASLHAVAAFLCRANDLGRRCAPQPAECTAGDVASPRPRIAIVSFSDESEGGGRRSFRGVKAAVEGNKRAYAEQMGYGYVDARNLVDRSRPPNWSKILAVRSQLPLYDWVFWNDADTVVTNPNTSLESILQAELEHGDFESSPDLVVTEDFNGVNSGLFFVRRSKWSENFLDAWWNQTSFVQFGSTKSGDNAAMKYLINSLSAEELSVHVHISRMQCLFNSYPWVPSWKSVYRLISSPLVTWQGVYSDGDFMVHLAGLDEKKKWIEVILDQLRASE